A stretch of Myxococcus hansupus DNA encodes these proteins:
- a CDS encoding VOC family protein gives MTAAFVKLLVTDSARSVAFYEALGFERVSAEPPFVHLRWAEVLDVYLVTPPPQLKLEGRRGTGVLIGLRAEAPHSVDEVLLRAQAQGAAVDGPTVQPWFTRELIVTDPDGYRLNFIEPT, from the coding sequence GTGACGGCGGCTTTCGTCAAACTGCTCGTCACGGACAGCGCGCGCTCGGTCGCCTTCTACGAAGCGCTGGGCTTCGAGCGTGTGAGCGCTGAGCCGCCCTTTGTCCACCTCCGGTGGGCCGAGGTCCTGGATGTCTACCTGGTCACCCCGCCGCCCCAACTGAAGCTGGAGGGACGGCGCGGTACGGGTGTGCTTATCGGCCTGCGCGCCGAGGCGCCCCACAGCGTGGACGAGGTGCTCCTGCGGGCCCAGGCCCAGGGCGCCGCCGTGGACGGCCCCACGGTGCAGCCCTGGTTCACCCGCGAGCTCATCGTCACCGACCCGGATGGGTACCGGCTGAACTTCATCGAGCCCACGTAG
- a CDS encoding aminotransferase class V-fold PLP-dependent enzyme, translating into MFNAPNSDVAASAAEPDDSRLLLTSLSDVGLLSKERGRALTDKLNRFFEAVRAPSKKTDEAFWTAFQQEFGFAKVAPSERVTPMNAANLCPEPAALIESLNELRLEYNLNVSQQMRTVQGERVLQLERTRKSLAFGLGLSDPNDLAIVRNATEANNAINCGFRGWSADGNDTVVMWAENHPTNREAWKMRAEWPGGPTPFKVEEVSFPTNASEADIAAAFIQRITARTRFVTYTETANSNGFRMPESVMRAIWEHVKANRPDCHVHIDGTMAWGARPLNLANAYCHSLVSSAHKWFLGPKETGILFMRKEKARNFMPSIFGYDYRIVIVPYRELPENALRFELIGQRDDVNIIALDLTQRMWAALQPRKPYERIAQLAQHLMSRLQQTGSRWRLVTPSDPARSWGVVRVEAQKEHREKTLYDWLYEDPRYRIAGSGDDKTFRLCPHIYNTLADVDRAVDGMNAWYDDRRS; encoded by the coding sequence ATGTTCAACGCCCCCAACTCCGACGTGGCCGCCAGCGCGGCCGAGCCCGACGACAGCCGCCTCCTCCTCACGTCGCTGTCCGACGTGGGACTCCTTTCCAAGGAGCGGGGACGCGCTTTGACAGACAAGCTGAACCGCTTCTTCGAGGCGGTCCGTGCCCCATCCAAGAAGACCGACGAGGCGTTTTGGACGGCGTTCCAGCAGGAGTTCGGCTTCGCCAAGGTCGCGCCCTCCGAGCGCGTCACGCCGATGAACGCCGCCAACCTCTGCCCGGAGCCCGCGGCGCTCATCGAGTCGCTCAACGAGCTGCGCCTCGAATACAACCTCAACGTCTCGCAGCAGATGCGCACCGTGCAGGGCGAGCGGGTGCTCCAGTTGGAGCGGACGCGCAAGAGTCTCGCCTTCGGCTTGGGCCTGAGCGACCCGAACGACCTCGCCATCGTGCGCAACGCCACGGAGGCGAACAACGCCATCAACTGCGGCTTCCGGGGCTGGAGTGCGGACGGGAATGACACCGTGGTGATGTGGGCGGAGAACCACCCCACCAACCGCGAGGCCTGGAAGATGCGAGCCGAGTGGCCCGGCGGTCCGACGCCTTTCAAGGTGGAGGAGGTGTCCTTCCCGACGAACGCCTCGGAGGCGGACATCGCGGCGGCCTTCATTCAGCGAATCACCGCACGCACGCGCTTCGTCACGTACACGGAGACGGCCAACAGCAATGGCTTCCGCATGCCCGAGTCGGTGATGCGCGCAATCTGGGAACACGTGAAGGCGAACCGGCCAGACTGCCACGTCCACATCGATGGCACGATGGCGTGGGGCGCGCGCCCGCTCAACCTGGCGAACGCGTACTGCCACAGCCTCGTCTCCAGCGCCCACAAGTGGTTCCTGGGCCCCAAGGAGACAGGCATCCTCTTCATGCGCAAGGAGAAGGCCCGGAACTTCATGCCGAGCATCTTCGGGTACGACTACCGCATCGTCATCGTGCCGTACCGGGAGCTCCCGGAGAACGCGCTGAGATTCGAGCTCATCGGCCAGCGCGACGACGTGAACATCATCGCACTCGACCTGACCCAAAGGATGTGGGCGGCCCTGCAGCCTCGCAAACCCTACGAGCGCATCGCCCAGCTCGCCCAGCACCTCATGTCACGACTCCAGCAGACGGGGAGCCGGTGGAGGCTCGTCACGCCGAGCGACCCAGCGCGCAGTTGGGGCGTGGTGCGCGTCGAGGCACAGAAGGAGCACCGGGAGAAGACGCTGTACGACTGGCTCTACGAGGACCCGCGCTACCGCATCGCGGGCTCCGGGGACGACAAGACGTTCCGCCTGTGCCCTCACATCTACAACACGCTCGCCGATGTGGACCGAGCCGTCGATGGAATGAATGCCTGGTACGACGACAGGCGTTCGTGA
- a CDS encoding MAC/perforin domain-containing protein, which yields MADAQDTSKLERININYEGTLPYPGIDHLGRCYDFIKMDPFDLSARVRDGGGGMAGRAIDIPANLVKVECSDQSVYIPPGTKLDSESRGMRSSRAETWFDSTELSSSFEKTVSSGLSIPGLVSFSQSSTYSEFNKTTSTNEKMETFVQSYFEDCHIGFLKNVHEHLPINAEFAGAVGALKTQDDCTKFIQKFGTHYAHEITFGGRMYQRIRIDTKTYRNLKESGKDVSTSAEGTYKKATVKAGSSSSSSSSSAFESNSNVSVEDIKWVGGTPHTNFDDWVQTIRKDPKPVQMELRPVYELFTSNYFKSDSKIADKKKLMEKAVTDYIKANAYIKPALQELANKKFHFINRWRADIGERRVDMHLSYQGNSLELYGKNNTTDLTPWLLVPVPNTVDQFYIQNKWKESENERRLDMYIGFSGDNIVLTGKSDHENLTPWRFIPVPNRPGEYYVRSRWKAEQGDRRTDYHMAFTGDNVELYHKDNRYDLTPWKLVPVTG from the coding sequence ATGGCAGACGCACAAGACACGTCAAAACTCGAACGCATCAACATCAACTATGAGGGTACCCTGCCCTACCCAGGCATTGACCATCTGGGGCGTTGCTACGACTTCATCAAGATGGATCCGTTCGACTTGAGCGCGCGAGTACGAGATGGAGGAGGAGGCATGGCTGGACGCGCCATCGACATTCCCGCCAATCTGGTGAAAGTCGAGTGCTCCGACCAGAGCGTCTATATTCCTCCGGGAACGAAACTCGATTCCGAATCGCGTGGGATGCGGTCGTCGCGCGCAGAAACTTGGTTTGACTCGACGGAGCTGAGCTCAAGCTTTGAAAAAACAGTGAGCAGTGGCCTGAGCATCCCAGGGCTCGTTTCGTTCAGCCAAAGCTCGACCTACAGTGAATTCAACAAGACGACGAGCACCAACGAGAAGATGGAGACGTTCGTCCAAAGTTATTTTGAAGACTGCCATATCGGTTTCCTGAAAAACGTCCACGAGCATCTGCCCATCAACGCCGAGTTTGCCGGGGCGGTCGGAGCACTCAAGACCCAGGACGACTGCACCAAATTCATACAGAAATTCGGCACACACTATGCGCACGAAATCACGTTCGGCGGGAGGATGTACCAGCGCATCAGGATCGACACCAAGACCTATCGAAACCTGAAGGAGTCCGGGAAAGACGTCTCTACCTCCGCAGAAGGCACCTACAAGAAGGCCACCGTCAAGGCGGGGAGCAGCTCGAGCTCATCTTCCAGTTCGGCCTTCGAGTCGAACAGCAACGTTTCAGTCGAAGACATCAAGTGGGTAGGCGGCACACCCCACACGAACTTTGACGACTGGGTCCAGACCATCCGCAAGGACCCCAAACCGGTGCAGATGGAGCTGCGTCCGGTGTACGAACTCTTCACCAGCAATTACTTCAAAAGCGACAGCAAGATTGCCGACAAGAAGAAGCTGATGGAGAAGGCCGTCACGGACTACATCAAGGCCAACGCATACATCAAGCCGGCCCTGCAGGAACTGGCCAACAAGAAATTCCATTTCATCAACCGCTGGCGTGCAGACATCGGAGAACGGCGCGTAGACATGCACCTCTCCTACCAGGGGAACAGCCTCGAACTCTACGGCAAGAACAATACGACGGACCTGACCCCCTGGCTGCTCGTGCCAGTGCCCAACACGGTCGATCAATTCTACATTCAAAACAAATGGAAAGAGAGTGAAAACGAAAGACGTCTCGACATGTACATCGGATTCAGCGGGGACAACATTGTCCTCACTGGGAAGAGCGACCACGAGAACCTGACACCCTGGCGCTTCATCCCCGTCCCAAACAGGCCCGGCGAGTATTACGTCAGGAGTCGCTGGAAGGCGGAGCAGGGCGACCGGCGCACTGATTATCACATGGCATTCACGGGCGACAACGTCGAGCTCTACCACAAGGACAATCGATACGACCTCACTCCGTGGAAACTCGTGCCGGTCACGGGTTGA
- a CDS encoding transporter substrate-binding domain-containing protein, whose translation MLTTAGTTSERIIKAMNANSQMRMNIISAIDPGEAFSMLESGRAVALVMDDVLLAGMTAQAKT comes from the coding sequence GTGCTCACCACGGCAGGCACGACTTCTGAGCGCATCATCAAGGCCATGAACGCAAACTCGCAGATGAGGATGAACATCATCTCAGCAATCGATCCTGGTGAAGCATTCAGCATGCTGGAGAGTGGCCGAGCCGTCGCGCTCGTCATGGATGATGTCCTGCTGGCAGGAATGACAGCCCAAGCGAAAACCTGA